Proteins encoded in a region of the Pseudothermotoga elfii DSM 9442 = NBRC 107921 genome:
- a CDS encoding glycoside hydrolase family 2 protein, translated as MRITLNHGWKITYDDGTCDNIFLPHEFPITEQSYPNPICFSGLYERKLTELEGISSKRIMLRFHGIDWLSKIYVNGKQVLHHENGYDLFEVEITDFLNFDGHDILKIHVSDFDISGKPEIVVGKQDWYGNACGIIQNIELWVVDDIFIKSAKFIPMKDLKTIKCEIEFSDRQEHDFSLTVIDPSGTQILNKKFSRSTFDLLIDDPKLWSLKSPQLYTAIIDFAKDNSKDRFQTTFGIRSIDVDEDRILLNGEPVYIFGALDQNFYPVNHYTLPEKNDLLSELLKAKEMGLNLLRFHVKIPDDLYLEIADELGLLIWIDLPYARQLNEKSMGYLEKLLENLLKRHANHPSFVLLSLINESWGVDLSEEQTRIWLKMFFRKAKALDDTRLYVDNSACMGNFHVISDIDDFHFYHSFPYHNAQWDEKIKSFATGDFKSFFESNAESKKLPKIVSEFGVWGLSDPKDWEGNWMKFPVTTMGMKFPNSSPIEAIARVCGFHNIDDFIYQTQLNQFLGLKYQIEKIRLRPEISGYVITEFSDIAWEANGLLDYNRMPKVFHSKLRFLNKKILPIIKNHMAIIQDGDTYHTQIYIANNSGKNMDADLIIRTDTKILKQIPVPLKKWSVSEGIDFSAKLEHDTQNIFLEVFENGNLISRNFYPVVVLGPAPLSDEILWVNDDLLQDEELVSISEKRKLHGFLDLSGDWISNLTIFNTKRNKNISALLWSLGEVASEYVLISKQTDKILSSDNSLISKITGWGYAFTSILYIKEKEGKRKVYTTLKNNPLSRSIISYVLY; from the coding sequence GTGAGAATAACTCTAAACCATGGCTGGAAAATAACTTACGATGACGGTACTTGTGACAATATTTTTTTACCGCACGAATTTCCAATAACTGAGCAAAGCTATCCAAACCCGATTTGTTTTTCGGGCTTATACGAAAGAAAATTGACCGAATTGGAAGGAATATCCAGCAAAAGAATCATGTTGAGATTTCATGGGATTGATTGGCTGTCGAAAATCTATGTAAACGGCAAGCAAGTCCTGCATCACGAAAATGGTTATGATTTGTTTGAAGTTGAAATAACAGATTTTCTCAACTTTGATGGCCATGATATCTTAAAAATCCATGTTTCTGATTTTGACATATCTGGCAAGCCGGAAATTGTTGTGGGAAAACAAGATTGGTATGGGAATGCTTGCGGAATAATCCAAAATATCGAGCTATGGGTTGTAGATGATATTTTTATAAAATCTGCTAAATTCATACCAATGAAAGATTTGAAAACCATCAAATGCGAGATTGAGTTTTCTGACAGGCAAGAGCATGATTTTTCTCTAACCGTGATAGATCCATCTGGAACGCAAATTCTGAATAAGAAATTTAGCCGCTCAACATTTGATCTTCTCATTGACGATCCGAAACTCTGGTCTTTGAAATCTCCCCAGCTTTATACAGCCATAATCGATTTTGCCAAGGACAATTCGAAAGACAGGTTTCAAACCACATTTGGCATTCGATCAATTGATGTAGATGAAGACAGGATACTGTTAAATGGTGAACCTGTTTATATATTCGGTGCACTCGATCAAAATTTCTATCCGGTCAATCACTACACACTGCCTGAGAAAAACGATCTTCTCTCTGAATTATTGAAGGCCAAAGAAATGGGGCTGAATCTTTTAAGATTCCATGTGAAAATTCCAGATGATCTTTACTTAGAAATTGCCGATGAACTTGGTCTCCTGATATGGATAGACCTGCCATACGCAAGGCAGTTAAATGAAAAATCAATGGGATATCTTGAAAAATTGCTTGAAAACCTTTTAAAAAGGCATGCAAATCACCCGAGTTTTGTCTTACTGAGCTTGATAAACGAAAGCTGGGGTGTGGATCTATCAGAGGAACAAACGAGAATCTGGCTCAAGATGTTTTTCAGAAAAGCCAAAGCCCTTGATGATACAAGGCTATACGTAGACAATTCTGCATGTATGGGCAATTTTCACGTTATATCCGATATAGATGATTTTCATTTTTATCATTCGTTTCCGTATCACAATGCGCAATGGGATGAAAAAATAAAAAGTTTTGCTACAGGTGATTTTAAGAGCTTTTTTGAATCAAACGCCGAATCGAAGAAATTGCCAAAAATCGTATCGGAATTCGGTGTCTGGGGACTTTCTGATCCAAAAGATTGGGAAGGTAACTGGATGAAATTTCCTGTAACTACGATGGGTATGAAATTTCCTAATTCATCACCTATCGAGGCAATTGCACGCGTTTGTGGCTTTCACAACATAGATGACTTTATTTACCAAACCCAGCTCAATCAATTTCTGGGATTAAAGTATCAGATAGAAAAGATAAGACTCAGGCCAGAGATTTCAGGGTATGTTATAACAGAATTCTCAGATATTGCTTGGGAAGCCAATGGTTTACTCGATTACAATCGCATGCCGAAAGTTTTTCATTCCAAGTTGAGATTTCTCAACAAAAAGATTCTGCCAATCATCAAAAACCACATGGCAATTATCCAAGATGGAGATACTTATCATACCCAGATCTATATAGCTAATAATTCAGGAAAAAATATGGATGCAGATTTAATCATAAGAACAGATACAAAAATCCTTAAACAGATACCAGTGCCACTGAAAAAATGGTCGGTGTCAGAAGGTATAGATTTCTCTGCAAAACTTGAACACGATACACAGAATATCTTTCTTGAGGTTTTTGAAAATGGAAATTTGATTAGCCGGAACTTCTATCCAGTAGTTGTTTTAGGACCAGCACCTCTGAGTGATGAAATACTCTGGGTAAATGACGATTTGTTGCAGGATGAAGAACTTGTATCAATCTCCGAAAAAAGAAAGCTTCATGGTTTTCTTGATTTATCAGGAGATTGGATAAGCAATTTAACCATATTCAACACAAAGAGAAATAAGAATATATCTGCCCTGCTATGGTCCTTAGGTGAAGTTGCATCAGAATATGTGCTCATATCAAAACAGACTGATAAAATATTGTCTTCTGACAATTCACTCATAAGCAAGATCACAGGCTGGGGCTATGCCTTTACTTCTATACTGTATATAAAAGAAAAGGAGGGAAAGCGAAAGGTCTACACAACGTTGAAAAACAATCCACTTTCAAGATCGATTATTTCTTATGTATTATACTAA
- a CDS encoding carbohydrate ABC transporter permease: MKVKKYILTILAIFLSVIYLLPLIWMTLASFQSQKDILAGKWIPSKWSADNYRTILQRAKIGAWFANSLVSSSIGTAGIIVICTLAAYAVSRMNFPGRKFLYFLSLTGFMIPSQAIAIPLYLMIRKIGLVNNLFGIILPALPSSMAVFILSQFMKAIPSDYEEAARLDGAGELDIMFRIILPMSLPSIITVAVLHFTWIWNDFFWPLIVMTNEKMYTLPVGLVALAGSDVNIRYGPIMAANVLASLPVVVVYLFMQRYLTRGVVLSLR; the protein is encoded by the coding sequence ATGAAGGTAAAAAAATATATTCTGACGATTCTGGCAATTTTTCTGTCTGTTATCTACCTGCTTCCTCTTATCTGGATGACCCTGGCATCTTTTCAATCACAGAAAGATATCCTTGCCGGAAAATGGATACCTTCTAAATGGTCGGCCGATAATTACAGAACAATACTTCAAAGGGCAAAGATTGGCGCGTGGTTTGCAAATAGTCTCGTTTCTTCCTCGATAGGGACAGCTGGAATCATTGTAATCTGTACACTTGCAGCGTATGCGGTGAGTCGAATGAATTTTCCAGGGAGAAAATTTCTCTATTTTCTATCCTTGACCGGATTCATGATACCAAGTCAAGCAATCGCCATCCCGTTATATCTGATGATCAGAAAAATCGGTCTTGTGAATAATCTTTTTGGGATAATACTGCCAGCTTTGCCTTCTTCTATGGCAGTTTTTATACTCTCACAGTTCATGAAAGCTATACCATCAGATTACGAAGAAGCTGCAAGACTGGACGGCGCAGGCGAGCTGGATATAATGTTCAGAATAATCCTGCCAATGTCTCTACCTTCTATCATAACGGTGGCTGTGCTTCACTTCACCTGGATATGGAATGATTTTTTCTGGCCTTTGATTGTCATGACAAATGAAAAGATGTACACCCTACCAGTTGGGTTGGTGGCACTGGCAGGTTCAGATGTCAACATACGTTATGGTCCAATAATGGCGGCAAATGTGCTGGCATCCCTGCCAGTCGTAGTAGTTTATCTTTTCATGCAAAGGTATCTAACACGTGGAGTAGTTTTGAGTTTAAGGTGA